The following are encoded in a window of Allosphingosinicella indica genomic DNA:
- a CDS encoding hydantoinase B/oxoprolinase family protein has translation MTGWTFAIDRGGTFTDVVAHAPDGTRHVMKLLSENPESYEDAAVEAIRRLTAAHGGGAVTSVKMGTTVATNALLERKGEPVALAITRGFGDALRIGYQARPNIFARRIVLPQPLYEAVLEIDERVTAECEVLEPLDREAARAGLQALFDRGYRALAIVLMHGWRWTEHEAALADIATAIGFTQISASHRVGPLIKLIGRGDTSVVDAYLSPVLRRYVDRVIGALAPSTSGDETAPRLFFMQSSGGLTDASAFQGKDAILSGPAGGIVGMARTAAEAGYGKVIGFDMGGTSTDVSHFAGTYERSEEKPVAGVRVRAPMLEIHTVAAGGGSICHYDGSRFRVGPDSAGAVPGPACYRRGGPLTITDCNVLLGKIRADHFPAVFGPGGDQPIDSDIVAAKFAELAETTGMAPRDIAEGFVRIAVENMANAIKQISIARGHDVTRYTLQCFGGAGGQHACLVADALGMERVMIHPLAGVLSAHGMGLADMIALRQRTLAPGEDLDAALADLADDARGDLLAQGVGAEGVAVHRRAALRYEGSDTTIEVEAGNADAMRGAFAALHRARFGFVSDNAIVIDKAVVEAIGSSPVRAGGPPAQLVVEGLAQAAEQPLHQPAAGPPSRAGEDLFDRDSLAPGTVIPGPALIIDASATTVVEPGWQAEVDPQLNLILTRAVPRASAPAAGTAVDPVMLEVMGNLFMAIAEEMGVALRATASSVNIKERLDFSCAIFDAEGALIANAPHIPVHLGSMGDSIRTIIASRGGGADGRGMKPGDAYALNAPYRGGTHLPDITVIVPVFAGEGDAAPAWYVAARGHHADIGGSAPGSMPSDSRSVEEEGVLIDDMLLVDAGRFCEGEMRALLASDRWPARSPDRNIADLKAQVAACTRGANELCRVAGEYGREVIDAYMGHVQDYAEEAVRRLIGTLSDGSFTYAMDNGAEISARITVDRAARSAAISFAGTSDQRPDNFNAPYSICRAATLYVFRTLVDDAIPMNDGCLRPITLDVPDGSMLRPRYPAAVVAGNVETSQVITDTLFAAVGALAPSQGTMNNFTFGDGTHQYYETIAGGAGAGPDFDGASAVQTHMTNSRLTDPEVLETRLPVLLERFAIRQGSGGAGAHRGGDGVERRIRFLKPMRANILSNRRKIAPAGLCGGEAAAPGVNRVIRADGTVAQLGATASVDMAPGDVFAIETPGGGGYGAPPSGTPEEDL, from the coding sequence ATGACCGGCTGGACCTTCGCCATCGATCGCGGCGGTACCTTCACCGATGTCGTCGCGCACGCGCCGGATGGGACACGGCACGTGATGAAGCTGCTGTCCGAAAATCCGGAAAGCTATGAGGATGCTGCGGTCGAGGCGATCCGGCGGCTTACCGCAGCGCATGGCGGCGGCGCGGTGACGTCGGTCAAAATGGGCACCACCGTCGCGACCAACGCTTTGCTCGAGCGCAAGGGCGAGCCGGTGGCGCTCGCGATCACCCGCGGCTTCGGCGATGCGCTGCGCATCGGCTATCAGGCGCGCCCCAACATCTTCGCGCGGCGGATCGTGCTGCCCCAGCCGCTCTACGAAGCGGTGCTCGAGATCGACGAGCGCGTGACGGCGGAGTGCGAGGTGCTGGAGCCGCTCGACCGGGAAGCGGCGCGTGCCGGGCTGCAGGCGCTGTTCGATCGGGGCTATCGCGCGCTGGCGATCGTGCTGATGCATGGCTGGCGCTGGACCGAGCATGAAGCCGCGCTCGCCGACATCGCCACCGCGATCGGCTTCACGCAGATTTCCGCCAGCCACCGCGTCGGGCCGCTCATCAAGCTGATCGGCCGCGGCGATACCAGCGTGGTCGACGCCTATCTGTCGCCGGTGCTGCGGCGATACGTCGACCGCGTGATTGGCGCGCTGGCACCGTCGACATCTGGCGACGAGACCGCGCCGCGCCTCTTTTTCATGCAATCTTCTGGCGGGCTCACCGACGCGTCCGCGTTTCAGGGCAAGGACGCGATCCTTTCCGGTCCGGCGGGGGGCATCGTCGGCATGGCACGCACTGCGGCGGAGGCCGGCTATGGCAAGGTGATCGGCTTCGACATGGGCGGCACCTCGACCGACGTCTCGCATTTCGCGGGGACCTACGAGCGCAGCGAGGAAAAGCCGGTCGCCGGTGTCCGCGTCCGCGCGCCGATGCTGGAGATCCACACCGTCGCCGCGGGCGGCGGATCGATCTGCCATTATGACGGCTCGCGCTTCCGCGTCGGGCCGGATTCCGCCGGCGCGGTTCCCGGCCCCGCCTGCTACCGGCGCGGCGGCCCGCTCACCATCACCGACTGCAACGTGCTGCTCGGCAAAATCCGCGCGGACCATTTCCCTGCCGTTTTCGGCCCCGGCGGCGATCAGCCGATCGACAGCGATATCGTCGCGGCCAAGTTTGCCGAACTTGCTGAGACAACCGGCATGGCGCCGCGCGACATCGCCGAAGGGTTCGTGCGCATCGCAGTCGAGAATATGGCCAATGCGATCAAGCAGATCTCGATCGCGCGCGGACATGACGTGACGCGCTACACGCTGCAATGCTTCGGGGGCGCGGGCGGGCAACATGCGTGCCTCGTCGCCGACGCGCTTGGCATGGAGCGCGTGATGATCCATCCGCTCGCCGGGGTGCTCTCCGCGCACGGCATGGGCCTCGCCGACATGATCGCGCTCCGCCAGCGCACGCTCGCGCCCGGAGAGGATCTGGATGCGGCGCTGGCCGATCTCGCCGACGACGCGCGCGGCGATCTGCTGGCGCAAGGCGTCGGCGCGGAAGGCGTCGCGGTCCATCGCCGCGCCGCGCTCCGCTACGAGGGCAGCGACACGACGATCGAGGTCGAGGCCGGCAACGCGGATGCGATGCGGGGCGCCTTCGCCGCGCTCCACCGTGCCCGCTTCGGCTTCGTGTCGGACAATGCGATCGTCATCGACAAGGCAGTGGTGGAAGCCATCGGCTCATCCCCGGTACGGGCAGGGGGACCGCCGGCGCAGCTGGTGGTGGAGGGGCTGGCGCAGGCGGCGGAGCAGCCCCTCCACCAGCCCGCGGCTGGTCCCCCATCCCGTGCCGGGGAGGATTTGTTCGATCGCGACTCGCTCGCTCCCGGCACCGTCATTCCCGGCCCCGCGCTGATCATCGACGCATCCGCGACGACGGTGGTCGAGCCCGGCTGGCAGGCAGAGGTCGATCCGCAGCTTAACCTCATCCTCACCCGCGCCGTGCCGCGCGCTTCGGCTCCGGCGGCGGGAACTGCGGTCGATCCGGTGATGCTCGAAGTGATGGGCAATCTCTTCATGGCGATCGCCGAAGAGATGGGCGTCGCGCTCCGCGCCACCGCATCGTCGGTGAACATCAAGGAGCGGCTCGATTTCTCCTGCGCGATCTTCGACGCCGAAGGCGCGCTGATCGCCAACGCGCCGCATATCCCCGTTCACCTGGGATCGATGGGCGACAGCATCCGTACGATCATCGCATCGCGCGGCGGCGGCGCGGACGGGCGCGGCATGAAGCCGGGCGACGCCTACGCGCTCAATGCGCCCTATCGCGGCGGCACGCACCTGCCCGACATCACCGTGATCGTGCCGGTGTTCGCCGGCGAGGGCGATGCGGCCCCCGCCTGGTATGTCGCGGCGCGCGGCCACCATGCCGATATCGGCGGCAGCGCACCGGGATCGATGCCGTCGGACAGCCGCAGCGTCGAGGAGGAGGGCGTTCTGATCGACGACATGCTGCTCGTCGATGCGGGGCGCTTCTGCGAAGGAGAGATGCGCGCGCTCTTGGCTTCCGACCGCTGGCCGGCGCGCAGCCCGGATCGCAACATCGCGGATCTCAAGGCGCAGGTCGCCGCCTGCACGCGCGGCGCCAACGAGCTTTGCCGCGTCGCGGGCGAGTATGGGCGCGAGGTGATCGACGCCTATATGGGCCACGTCCAGGATTATGCCGAGGAAGCAGTGCGGCGGCTGATCGGCACGCTCTCCGACGGCAGTTTCACTTATGCGATGGACAATGGCGCCGAGATTTCCGCGCGCATCACCGTCGATCGCGCCGCGCGCTCGGCCGCCATCTCCTTCGCTGGCACCAGCGATCAGCGGCCCGACAATTTCAACGCGCCTTACTCGATCTGCCGTGCGGCGACGCTCTATGTGTTCCGGACTTTGGTCGACGACGCCATCCCGATGAATGACGGGTGCCTGAGGCCGATCACGCTCGACGTGCCGGACGGGTCGATGCTGCGGCCGCGCTATCCGGCGGCGGTGGTGGCGGGCAATGTCGAGACCAGCCAGGTCATTACCGATACGCTGTTCGCCGCGGTCGGCGCGCTGGCGCCGAGCCAGGGGACGATGAACAATTTCACCTTCGGCGACGGCACGCATCAATATTATGAGACGATCGCGGGCGGCGCCGGCGCCGGGCCGGATTTCGACGGGGCAAGCGCGGTGCAGACGCATATGACCAACAGCCGCCTCACCGATCCCGAAGTACTGGAGACGCGGCTGCCGGTGCTGCTCGAGCGGTTCGCGATCCGGCAGGGATCGGGCGGCGCGGGCGCGCACCGGGGCGGCGACGGTGTGGAGCGGCGCATCCGGTTCCTGAAGCCGATGCGCGCGAATATTCTCTCCAACCGCCGGAAGATCGCGCCAGCCGGACTGTGCGGCGGCGAAGCGGCGGCGCCCGGCGTCAATCGGGTGATCCGCGCGGATGGCACGGTCGCGCAGCTCGGCGCCACCGCCTCGGTCGATATGGCGCCGGGCGATGTCTTCGCCATCGAAACTCCGGGCGGCGGAGGATATGGAGCACCTCCTTCCGGCACGCCGGAGGAGGACCTGTGA
- a CDS encoding metal-dependent hydrolase family protein, with product MKAKSLAIAALLATAAPAAAQQAASAAPAVTVIHAGTLLDRPGRAPKRNASIIVRGGKIERVADGFVDPPAGATVIDMRDKFVLPGLIDSHVHLSSDRAGNEGLLASVTENVALAAHEAQWNGMKTLRAGFTTVRNLGDEGVTLGLRDAIARGWTQGPRIVDAAMSISTTSGHMDGRLGLRDELHDIAPHDNLCDGADECRKAVRRQVGRGADVIKIATTAGVNSRIGAGLGKQMFDDEAKAVVETAHLYGKKVAVHAHGADGIAVALRAGADSIEHGTLLDDESIRLFKSSGAYYVPTLSTVNGYLERLASNPDAYSPEVRAKIEWRIGITGKSLQKAVPAGVKIAFGTDAGVSKHGRNADEFELMVKHGMTPATAIQAATVNAADLLGLADQIGSLEAGKAADIIAVAGDPLSDVTVLKSVGFVMKGGEVVKDES from the coding sequence ATGAAAGCCAAGTCGCTCGCCATCGCGGCCCTGCTCGCCACCGCCGCACCGGCCGCCGCCCAACAGGCAGCCTCCGCGGCGCCAGCCGTCACCGTCATCCATGCCGGCACCCTGCTCGACCGGCCCGGCCGCGCGCCCAAGCGCAACGCCAGCATCATCGTGCGCGGCGGCAAGATCGAGCGCGTCGCCGACGGCTTCGTCGATCCGCCGGCGGGCGCGACCGTCATCGACATGCGCGACAAGTTCGTGCTCCCCGGCCTCATCGACAGCCATGTCCATCTCTCTTCCGATCGCGCGGGCAACGAAGGGCTGCTCGCCAGCGTCACCGAGAATGTCGCGCTCGCCGCGCACGAGGCGCAGTGGAACGGCATGAAGACGCTGCGCGCGGGCTTCACCACCGTCCGCAATCTCGGCGACGAAGGCGTGACCCTGGGTCTGCGCGACGCCATCGCGCGCGGCTGGACGCAGGGGCCGCGCATCGTCGATGCGGCGATGTCGATCTCGACCACTTCGGGCCATATGGACGGCCGCCTGGGGCTGCGCGACGAGCTCCACGATATCGCCCCGCACGACAACCTGTGCGACGGCGCGGACGAATGCCGCAAGGCGGTGCGCCGCCAGGTCGGCCGCGGCGCCGACGTCATCAAGATTGCCACCACGGCGGGGGTCAACAGCCGGATCGGCGCCGGGCTCGGCAAGCAGATGTTCGACGACGAGGCGAAGGCGGTGGTCGAGACCGCGCACCTCTACGGCAAGAAGGTCGCGGTCCACGCGCATGGCGCCGACGGTATCGCCGTCGCGCTTCGCGCCGGTGCGGATTCGATCGAACACGGCACCTTGCTCGACGACGAGAGCATCCGACTCTTCAAGTCGAGCGGCGCCTATTACGTGCCGACGCTGTCCACTGTGAACGGCTATCTCGAGCGGCTGGCGAGCAACCCCGATGCCTATTCGCCGGAGGTGCGCGCCAAGATCGAATGGCGTATCGGCATCACCGGCAAGTCGCTGCAGAAGGCGGTGCCCGCCGGCGTCAAGATCGCCTTTGGCACCGATGCCGGCGTCTCCAAGCACGGCCGCAACGCCGACGAGTTCGAGCTGATGGTGAAGCACGGGATGACACCCGCGACCGCCATCCAGGCCGCGACCGTCAACGCCGCCGACCTGCTGGGCCTCGCCGATCAGATCGGCTCGCTGGAAGCGGGCAAGGCCGCGGACATTATCGCCGTCGCCGGCGATCCGCTTAGCGACGTCACCGTGCTTAAGAGCGTCGGCTTCGTGATGAAGGGCGGCGAAGTGGTAAAGGACGAAAGCTGA
- a CDS encoding translocation/assembly module TamB domain-containing protein: protein MADEVELAEEAPRRGRGWTIAKWAGIAVLGVLLFLAAIFAGLNTDPGRRFVVDQINKLELASGLDIRIGRIDGSVYGKMTIRDLRLADNRGVFFEAPVAEVDWRPFAYLSNHIDIRSLAVPSATLARLPELNPSEDPDAPLLPDIDVDVGRLQVGRLLIGPAVTGQRHLLTMDGRAKIADGRAEIAANAATIAAPGMPGGDRFVLRLDAVPEQDRLAIAARLDAPAGGFVARVAGFDQPFAARVEGQGRWSDWRGRAQATLGGAAMANLAIAAQNGTFRVSGPLRPGLMFEEGSVRRLVEPVVRLDLTSIFDQRRADTKLRLQSDALAVAAEGMVDLGESRFSGVRVAARLLKPGAIAPNLNGRDVRIALLLDGPFGTPVVAYDLQASALGFDTTIVEGLRAQGRARVDADRITIPVSARARRITGLNPAVGSLATNVAIDGSFAISGTTVLSDNLKIRSDRINATAVIVADLAKGMYRAGIQGRINNYLVEGVGLLDLDSNIDIVTEGDGFGLKGRVAFRTRRIDNASARDFLGGNAVGSVGIRMNSGGTFFIDSVRMTAPRFRILSGSGRYNPDGRIALRASAVSAEYGPLSVVITGTAERPQIDLRAERPGLGIGLRGVQARVRATAEGYAITATGESDYGPFSADVVVLSGRGPLTVQVNRVTIAGLNFAGRIVQTPAGPFSGTLTLSGSGLNGTVRLSAEGANQRADIAATANGASIPSEPPILIQRAIVRATAILYPQGPAITGDAQFAGVRRDQTLIRTARAKIDYRGGRGKLQLTADGTSGVPFRIAANADITPDHIRAAMQGSVNNLAFRLQRPADIRRDGRDWVLSPTAIVFPQGRVLVAGRYGDGLTLRSRIDNLDLSIVNAFSPALGIGGKASGTLDFAQASSTAFPRADARLNITGFTRAGVATLSAPVDIALAGQLSPDGGLANAVIRRRGGAVIGRLQARLQPLSAAAGSWSERLLASPLTGGIRYNGPAEVLWSLSGIAGRQLSGPIAIAADFGGRVQAPQLNGILRANALTFVDETYGTRITNIALQGRFTQSRFEITQFNGRAGEGTISGRGSVGLAADAGFPIDIRVQLDRARLARSDAIGATATGNIAISNGPNQPALISGDLQLPEVRYEIVRQGAAEIAELEGVRRKGDPLPRPGEQANARPAAPSIWNLDLRVRADNEVFVSGMGLESEWSTDLRVRGTSNAPVVVGTADLIRGTYSFAGNRFELTQGEVAFTGSTPINPRIRIAATTEVDNVAITINITGTGTNPQIVFSSSPALPQDEILSRLLFGGPVTQLSALQVVQLGSSLNALRGGGGGLNPLGKLRSATGVDRLRVLGADEATGRGTAVAAGFYVSNDIYIEVITDARGFTATQLEIALSKSLSLLSQAGSQGSSSASIRYRKEY from the coding sequence ATGGCCGACGAGGTCGAGCTGGCGGAGGAGGCGCCGCGCCGAGGCCGCGGGTGGACGATCGCCAAATGGGCGGGCATCGCCGTGCTCGGCGTGCTGCTTTTCCTCGCCGCGATCTTCGCTGGGCTCAACACCGATCCCGGCCGCCGCTTCGTGGTCGATCAGATCAACAAGCTGGAGCTGGCATCGGGCCTCGACATCCGGATCGGGCGGATCGACGGATCGGTCTACGGCAAGATGACGATCCGCGACCTGCGGCTGGCCGACAATCGCGGTGTGTTTTTCGAGGCGCCCGTCGCGGAAGTCGATTGGCGGCCGTTCGCCTATCTCTCCAACCATATCGACATCCGCTCGCTTGCCGTGCCGAGCGCGACGCTGGCGCGGCTGCCGGAACTCAACCCGAGCGAGGATCCCGACGCGCCGCTGCTCCCCGATATCGATGTCGACGTCGGGCGTCTGCAGGTCGGGCGGCTGCTGATCGGCCCCGCGGTCACCGGCCAGCGCCACCTGCTCACCATGGATGGTCGCGCGAAGATCGCCGACGGCCGCGCCGAGATCGCTGCCAATGCCGCGACCATCGCCGCGCCGGGGATGCCGGGCGGCGACCGCTTCGTGCTGCGGCTCGATGCGGTGCCCGAGCAGGACAGGCTGGCGATCGCCGCGCGGCTCGATGCGCCGGCGGGCGGCTTCGTCGCGCGCGTGGCCGGGTTCGATCAGCCCTTCGCCGCGCGCGTCGAGGGGCAGGGGCGCTGGTCCGACTGGCGCGGCCGCGCGCAGGCGACGCTGGGCGGCGCGGCGATGGCGAACCTCGCGATCGCCGCGCAGAACGGCACGTTCCGCGTCTCCGGTCCGCTGCGGCCGGGGCTGATGTTCGAAGAGGGGTCGGTCCGCCGCCTCGTCGAGCCGGTCGTCCGCCTCGATCTCACCAGCATATTCGATCAACGCCGCGCCGATACCAAGCTGCGCCTTCAGTCCGATGCTCTGGCGGTGGCGGCCGAGGGCATGGTCGATCTCGGCGAGAGCCGCTTCTCGGGCGTGCGCGTTGCCGCGCGCCTGCTGAAGCCCGGCGCGATCGCCCCAAATCTCAATGGCCGCGACGTGCGCATCGCGCTTTTGCTCGACGGGCCGTTCGGAACGCCGGTCGTCGCTTATGATCTCCAAGCGAGCGCGCTCGGCTTCGACACGACCATTGTCGAGGGGCTACGTGCACAGGGCCGCGCTCGCGTCGATGCCGACCGGATCACCATTCCGGTCTCGGCTCGCGCCCGCCGCATCACCGGCTTGAACCCGGCGGTCGGCAGCCTCGCCACCAATGTCGCGATCGATGGATCGTTCGCGATCAGCGGCACAACGGTTCTGTCGGACAATCTCAAGATCCGGTCGGACCGGATCAACGCCACGGCGGTGATCGTCGCCGATCTCGCGAAGGGCATGTACCGCGCCGGCATTCAGGGCCGGATCAACAATTATCTGGTCGAAGGCGTTGGCCTCCTCGATCTCGATTCGAACATCGACATCGTCACCGAGGGCGATGGTTTCGGGCTGAAGGGCCGCGTCGCCTTCCGCACGCGCCGGATCGATAATGCATCGGCGCGCGATTTCCTCGGCGGCAATGCGGTGGGTTCGGTCGGCATAAGGATGAACTCGGGCGGCACCTTCTTCATCGATTCGGTGCGGATGACGGCGCCGCGGTTCCGCATCCTCTCGGGCAGCGGTCGCTACAATCCCGACGGCCGCATTGCGCTCCGCGCCAGCGCGGTATCGGCGGAATACGGGCCGCTGTCGGTGGTCATCACCGGCACGGCGGAGCGTCCGCAGATCGATCTTCGCGCCGAGCGACCAGGCCTCGGCATCGGGTTGCGCGGCGTCCAGGCACGCGTGCGCGCCACTGCCGAAGGCTATGCGATCACCGCGACGGGCGAGTCCGACTACGGGCCGTTCTCGGCCGATGTGGTGGTGCTGTCGGGCCGCGGCCCGCTGACCGTGCAGGTCAATCGCGTAACGATCGCGGGCCTCAACTTCGCCGGACGCATCGTCCAGACGCCCGCCGGGCCGTTTTCGGGCACGCTGACGCTGAGCGGATCGGGGCTGAACGGCACCGTGCGGCTGAGCGCCGAAGGCGCCAACCAGCGCGCCGACATCGCCGCCACCGCCAATGGCGCCAGCATCCCGTCCGAGCCGCCGATCCTCATCCAGCGCGCGATCGTCCGCGCCACCGCCATCCTCTACCCGCAAGGCCCCGCGATCACGGGCGACGCGCAATTCGCCGGCGTGCGCCGCGATCAGACGCTGATCCGCACCGCACGCGCGAAGATCGACTATCGCGGCGGACGCGGGAAGCTTCAGCTCACCGCCGACGGCACCAGCGGCGTTCCGTTCCGCATCGCCGCCAATGCGGACATCACGCCCGATCATATTCGCGCTGCCATGCAGGGCAGCGTCAACAACCTCGCCTTCCGGCTCCAGCGTCCCGCCGACATCCGCCGCGACGGGCGCGATTGGGTGCTGTCGCCCACCGCGATCGTCTTCCCGCAGGGCCGCGTGCTGGTCGCCGGCCGCTACGGCGACGGGCTGACGCTGCGCAGCCGCATCGACAATCTCGATCTGTCGATCGTCAACGCCTTCTCGCCGGCACTCGGCATCGGCGGCAAGGCGAGCGGCACGCTCGATTTCGCGCAGGCCTCGTCCACCGCATTCCCGCGCGCCGACGCACGGCTCAACATCACCGGTTTCACCCGCGCGGGCGTCGCCACGCTCTCGGCGCCGGTCGACATCGCGCTCGCCGGACAGTTGAGCCCCGACGGTGGGCTCGCCAATGCCGTCATCCGGCGGCGCGGCGGCGCGGTGATCGGGCGGCTGCAGGCGCGGCTCCAGCCGCTTTCCGCGGCGGCGGGAAGCTGGAGCGAGCGGCTGCTCGCTTCGCCGCTGACTGGCGGCATCCGCTACAACGGTCCGGCGGAAGTACTGTGGTCGCTGAGCGGCATCGCCGGGCGCCAGCTCTCCGGCCCGATCGCCATCGCCGCCGATTTCGGCGGCCGCGTCCAGGCGCCGCAACTGAACGGCATCCTGCGCGCCAATGCGCTGACCTTCGTCGATGAAACCTATGGCACGCGCATCACCAATATCGCGCTCCAGGGTCGCTTCACCCAGTCGCGGTTCGAGATCACGCAATTCAACGGCCGCGCGGGCGAGGGGACGATCAGCGGGCGCGGCAGTGTCGGCCTTGCCGCCGATGCCGGCTTCCCGATCGACATCCGCGTGCAGCTCGATCGCGCGCGGCTGGCGCGGAGCGACGCGATCGGCGCCACCGCCACCGGCAATATCGCGATCAGCAACGGACCCAACCAGCCCGCGCTGATCAGCGGCGATCTGCAACTGCCTGAGGTCCGCTACGAGATCGTCCGCCAGGGTGCAGCGGAGATCGCCGAGCTGGAGGGGGTCCGCCGCAAGGGTGATCCGCTGCCACGGCCGGGTGAGCAGGCCAACGCCCGTCCGGCGGCGCCGAGCATCTGGAACCTGGATCTGCGCGTCCGCGCGGACAATGAGGTGTTCGTCAGCGGCATGGGGCTGGAATCGGAATGGTCGACCGATCTGCGCGTCCGCGGCACCAGCAATGCGCCCGTCGTGGTCGGCACCGCCGATCTCATCCGCGGCACCTATAGCTTCGCCGGCAACCGCTTCGAGCTGACGCAGGGCGAGGTTGCCTTCACCGGATCGACGCCGATCAACCCGCGGATCCGCATCGCGGCGACGACCGAGGTCGACAATGTCGCGATCACGATCAACATCACGGGCACCGGCACCAATCCGCAGATCGTGTTCAGCTCCTCGCCCGCGTTGCCGCAGGACGAGATCCTGTCGCGGCTGTTGTTCGGCGGGCCGGTCACGCAGCTCTCGGCGCTGCAGGTCGTCCAGCTCGGATCGTCGCTCAACGCGCTGCGCGGCGGCGGTGGCGGGCTCAACCCGCTCGGCAAGCTGCGCTCGGCCACCGGTGTCGATCGCCTGCGCGTGCTCGGCGCGGACGAGGCGACCGGCCGCGGCACCGCGGTCGCGGCGGGCTTTTACGTCAGCAACGACATCTATATCGAGGTCATCACCGACGCCCGCGGCTTCACCGCCACGCAGCTCGAGATCGCACTGTCCAAGTCGCTCAGCCTGCTCTCGCAGGCAGGATCGCAGGGCAGTTCGAGCGCGAGCATCCGCTACCGCAAGGAATATTAG